Below is a genomic region from Vibrio pomeroyi.
CGATGGCAATGAAAGCATTGTTAATTTGGTTCACGGAATCGGGTGGGTTGAGCTCGAATAGATTCAAGTAGATTGCTTCATCGTACTCAGAAATGATGTACAAGGCTTCGTCTTTACCAGAAATTTGATGCTTGGCTGCGTAGAGGTATTGCCCTGATTCATTGTCAGGCGAAGGCTGATAATGGTCATAAATAGCGTCGTTATCAAACGCATTCCAATCAAAGGCTTGTTGAAATTTAGCGGGCAGTTCCGAATAGGTTAGAAAGGCTTGGAATGTCGGTTTTTGATAGTCTGGCAATTGCCCGGTTTCGATGTAACGTTGCTCTGCGACTTCCAATTCATACAAGAATCCATATTTTGCCGATTCATTAAGGCCAATGTGGTAGCTCTGTGAAACCATCAAACTGTAGATGGCAGTCAGTAGCACGACGATGCCAAATAAATAGAGGTAGATGTCGCGCTTAATACTGACTCGATTTATGTCCGCGTGTTTCATGATGGCTCCTCATGCAAGACCACACCAATACCATGAACCGTGTGAATTAGCTTTGAGTCAAAGGGCGCATCAACCACTTGTCGAAGCTTAAACAAATGCGCTTTCATGCTATCCGAACTTGGCATTTCATCTTCCCATGCTTCTTCAAGCTTGGCTTTGCTCACCACGTTAGGGCTGTTTCGCACTAACATCACGAGCATTCGCCAACAGACCGGAGAGAGCTTCAATAGCTTGTCGCTTCTAACAGCTTGGTGTTTGTCTAAGTCCAGTTTGAGATCTGCGACAGACAGAGACGTCACCGAACCTTGAGAGCGACGTATCAGCGCCATTAGTCGTACTTTGAGTTCTTCCATCGCAAAAGGCTTCACTAGGTAGTCATCCGAACCGACCTCGAACCCTGCGATCTTGTCTTGTAATGTGTCTCTTGCCGTCAGCATGAGAATCGGAGTGGTCACGCCTTGCTGGCGAAGAGATTGGCAGACATTAAGTCCGTCCATTTTGGGCATGTTGATGTCCGTTAAGATGATGTCATAACGCCCCTCTAACGCAAGATTGAGCCCAGCGCTGCCATTGTAAGCAAAATCGAATTCGAAACCGTCGAGTTCCATATAGTCTGCAATGGCTTCAGCCAAGTCACTGTCGTCTTCAATCAACAGGGCGTTAATGCTCATAAGTGTCCTTACTTTGTTTCTCGTTCTCTTTTCCAAGCCCAGATAGGAGGCTGAATAAGAAGTTGTAGTCGGTAGTTCCAATTTGGCGCGTGCCATAACTGCTGGCACAGTTTAACGTAGCCGTGGAAATATACCTTAAATGGGTTCACAGAGTTGATTCTAGGGAACACACCGTATTTGATTTCTTCCTCTTCTTTGGCAAACGTACTGAACATACGATCCCAAATGATCAATATCCCAGCGTAGTTCTTATCAAGATACTGTTTGTTGGTTGCGTGATGCACTCTGTGGTGAGAGGGCGTATTGAACACAGCTTCAATAGGGCGTGGCAACCGCTTAACCGTTTCTGTGTGCAATAACGTTTGGTATAGCTGCACAAAGGTTTCACACATCAGCACAACAAACGGATTAAAGCCGAGCAGAATCAACGGTAAATGGAAAAAGAATGGGAAGAACCAATCCAAAGGCCCAAACCTGTAAGCCACCGAGATATTAAAGTAAGGCGAGCTATGGTGAACCGAATGCGTTCCCCAAGCTAAACCGTTGCTGTGCAAGAATCTGTGTTCCCAGTAATAAGCGAGATCCGCCAAGATCAAGCAAACAAGAATTGTCCAACCAGATATCGGCAGTTGAGTTAGGCTGAAGTTCTCGTAGGCGTAAACAAACGCGCCAACATAAGCTAACCCGACAAAGAAAACGGTAACCAATAAGAAGAACAAGGTGACTAAGTTAGTTGCGCTGTCTCCCAACATGTTCCAACTTAGCTTTTTCTTAAAGGCATAGCGTATAAGCTCAAAGATAAACAGAGCCAGAGCAAGCAATAGAAAGTTATCATCAACCCAAGTCTCGGTCAGGATGACGCTTGTTTCTGTGAATGTTTGAGAGAGAAAGTTCCCAATGCTACCCATAGTGAAATCCATAACTAAATCCTTTACTGATCATTCTTATAATAGACGTATAACTCGCTAGAATCTGGCAACCCATGCTGATTCAATTGGTGGTGCTCGATGACCATATCCACCTCTTTTAAGACAGCTATACCTTCCCAAGCCAACGCCAGTTCCTGTTCAGTATGCTCACCTTGGCTTAGTAACAAAGTGCCTTCAGGCTTGCTTGGAACCTTAATTAAGGTGTTGTTTTTATTGGCTCCTCAAAACCACCGCCTAGGGCGGTGGTGATTGTTCCTTGAGGCTATAGCCTGAAGAAGTGCCCATGTTAGAAGTAACCTCTTATTCACCACAAGTAAGAGGAAACAACCACATGGGCGATTACAGAAGTTCATCACATGTCTATTGGCGTTGCAAATACCATATAGTTTGGACTCCAAAGTACAGATATAAGATTTTGAAAGATAAGGTAGGAAAGGAGCTTTATCGTTCAATCTATATTTTGTGCAATATGAAAGACTGCGAAGTTTTAGAATTAAACGTTCAACCAGATCATGTTCATCTTGTTGTCATTATTCCTCCCAAGTTATCAGTATCGAGTTTGTTAGGAGTTTTAAAAGGCCGAACAGCAATTCGACTTTTCAATAGATTCCCACATATACGTAAGAAATTATGGGGAAATCACTTTTGGGCTAGAGGGTATTTTGTAGATACGGTCGGTGTGAATGAAGAAGTCATTCGGCGATATGTACGACACCAATATAAGCAGGACATAGAGTATGAACAACAATTACAGTTATTGAAGAACTGATAGCGCGGACGCCCCCTTTTAGGGGGTTATAAAGCAAAACCGCCTTCTAAGAAGGCGGATATTTTTTTTTGATGTTGATTGCTGAATCGGGAAGCCAATGGTGACAGTAGCCTTGCTGAAGTCGGAACTTATGTCCTGATAGATCACGATGACTTTCTGTTGCTGCGCGATCTCCTCATCATTGGCTTCTAGGTTTTGGTAGAAGTCGACCCACAGCTCAGGCACATCCTCTAAAGGGATAGTCTTGCTCAAACCTTGTAGGTAAGTCGTATTTGCAGTCGTCAGTGGTTTTTCCTTTGATGACTGTTTCTTTGTGGAGTTATTCGTTGGTGACTGAGCTATTGGTTGCTCGGTTGATGCATCTGCAATCGCAGGTTGAATATGTAATAGCCCCCAGACAACGCCAGTAATACCAATTGTCGTGAGTAATGAAGCGAATAATTTCATGCTCTTTCCTTGTTGTTCATTTTTCTTATCAAGGACAGTAAAGGAGCCGAGGTAAACAAAAGGTAACCGAATGGACCTTTTAGTTGGTTAAAAGCGAATCGGGAGATTGCCTAATTTTCTAATACAGCAATTTGGGACACTTTTTCCCATGCCGAATTGGTAATACTGACGCCATATTCATTTATGGGCTCAATAATGCTATTCAAACATCCCATCTCTCTGCTAACGATTATTCGGCTTAACCCATTAAAGATCGCTGCGACTTGGTTAATGGTTTTGGCTGAAAACGTGATGCTTATTCTGCTGCCGCTGTTTATTGGTTACGCCATCGACGGTGTGTTAAACCAAAGCTTCCAGCCTTTGATGATGCTGGCACTGATCCTCTTTGTGTTGGTCATTCTCGGCGTGGTTCGCCGTTTCTACGATACCCGTGTTTATGGGGCGATTCGTGTAAAACTGGCGAATATCGTGGAGCGAAACCTACGTGGCTTATCGGTATCAACCAAAGATGCTCGACTCACCATGTCGCGTGAGCTGGTTGATTTCTTAGAAGACGATTTACCTGCTCTGATGACGGCAGTGGTACAGCTCGTTGCGACTGTGGTGATTCTCTCCACATTCCATTTCTCATTGGCGCTTTGCATGTTGTTTGCTGGGCTGTCGATGCTGGTCATTTATGGTTTGTTCCACCAGACCTTCACGCGGCTTAATGGCCAATTTAACGATCAAGTCGAACAGCAGGTTCAACTGTTGAGCGGTGTTCGCTTGTCTGCGCTTCGTTGGCACTTTGAGCGACTTAAACAGTGTGAAATCAAGCTATCAGACACTGAGGCGATTGTTTATGGATTGATCTTTACCGTGCTGTTTGGCGCAGTCGTGGGCAATTTGTGGATGGTGAGCCAGCTTATTCAGCCGACTGCAGGGCAAGTGTTCTCTATCGTTACCTATTCACTGGAGTTTGTTGAAACCGCAGTGATGCTACCAATTACGCTGCAAACCCTTTCTCGTCTTACTGAAATCAGTCAGCGACTCAATCATACCTCTGTC
It encodes:
- a CDS encoding response regulator transcription factor; amino-acid sequence: MSINALLIEDDSDLAEAIADYMELDGFEFDFAYNGSAGLNLALEGRYDIILTDINMPKMDGLNVCQSLRQQGVTTPILMLTARDTLQDKIAGFEVGSDDYLVKPFAMEELKVRLMALIRRSQGSVTSLSVADLKLDLDKHQAVRSDKLLKLSPVCWRMLVMLVRNSPNVVSKAKLEEAWEDEMPSSDSMKAHLFKLRQVVDAPFDSKLIHTVHGIGVVLHEEPS
- a CDS encoding ABC transporter six-transmembrane domain-containing protein produces the protein MLFKHPISLLTIIRLNPLKIAATWLMVLAENVMLILLPLFIGYAIDGVLNQSFQPLMMLALILFVLVILGVVRRFYDTRVYGAIRVKLANIVERNLRGLSVSTKDARLTMSRELVDFLEDDLPALMTAVVQLVATVVILSTFHFSLALCMLFAGLSMLVIYGLFHQTFTRLNGQFNDQVEQQVQLLSGVRLSALRWHFERLKQCEIKLSDTEAIVYGLIFTVLFGAVVGNLWMVSQLIQPTAGQVFSIVTYSLEFVETAVMLPITLQTLSRLTEISQRLNHTSVQQATKEMPYEV
- the tnpA gene encoding IS200/IS605 family transposase, whose product is MGDYRSSSHVYWRCKYHIVWTPKYRYKILKDKVGKELYRSIYILCNMKDCEVLELNVQPDHVHLVVIIPPKLSVSSLLGVLKGRTAIRLFNRFPHIRKKLWGNHFWARGYFVDTVGVNEEVIRRYVRHQYKQDIEYEQQLQLLKN
- a CDS encoding sterol desaturase family protein, producing the protein MDFTMGSIGNFLSQTFTETSVILTETWVDDNFLLLALALFIFELIRYAFKKKLSWNMLGDSATNLVTLFFLLVTVFFVGLAYVGAFVYAYENFSLTQLPISGWTILVCLILADLAYYWEHRFLHSNGLAWGTHSVHHSSPYFNISVAYRFGPLDWFFPFFFHLPLILLGFNPFVVLMCETFVQLYQTLLHTETVKRLPRPIEAVFNTPSHHRVHHATNKQYLDKNYAGILIIWDRMFSTFAKEEEEIKYGVFPRINSVNPFKVYFHGYVKLCQQLWHAPNWNYRLQLLIQPPIWAWKRERETK